GGGTGCTAAAAAGAAGGCAAAAAGATAGGCGGGTTCGTACACATGAGCGGTGAAAGCGTAAATATCATCCGTAATACAAAATGCCTAATGGATAATAGCTACAACGTGAGATTCTTGATGGTACGCAAATGTTTTTCCATGTATTTGGTGAACCCGATAAAAAGCAAAAATGATTGgatttttgtttctttgttATTCTTAGCAGCTGGAAAAGCTGAGCTGTGAAAACGGCTGTTCTGTGTCATTTCAGTCGAGAGGGGTGGAGGAGTAGGATAAGGGGAAGATGGCGCCGGGCGAACTCCCCCATGCGCACTATTCCATTTAGGTAGTCCCCCCAGTtatagggttttttttttttccaggattcatattttttatttttttaaaaaaaaaggaaaaaaaaagggggcgcggatttaaaaaaaataaaagggagATCGGCGACTGATTttgcaaaaccgtcgctattggcGACGGCTAAGACAATCCGTGAAAACCTGTCACGGATTCTAAAAAGCCGTGTCACTCCTTTAAGTAGAAATGCGGGTATTCTTTCCATCATCGTCGAAAATAATTGTTCCTCATATTCATTCTCGCAACTTATTTCTTTCATTCGATTTATATGTGCAAAATCCATCTTTTCTACTtcgatcatatattaatattatttgttgattttatcgtccaaaatattttataacttCATTAGTATTAAGTACACTAATATTAACTCAttcttatattaaattaaattatttatattaaaaatactaaccttgaaatattttcaaaaatcaaaaaatcatatttattatttttttaatattcaaactattttttaatatcgtgattaatattaaaaatatattatttaactaaattatacttaatcatataatgttagtgaacaaaattataattacattaatataatataaataatacaaacaaaatattaaaaaaaattaattaaattacctTCTCAGACGTAATACGGAACTTGTAATAATATCAACGGACGATGCTAATATCTGAAATAAATGACaagtattataaaaaaaattacacaaaaaaattacttcttaatatataaattatcaaCGAAATTAAATATTACCTTTCGTATCTCTTCAAATGAAATGGACGATAAAATCAacagataatattaatatatgatcgaAGTAGAAAAGATGGATTTTGCACACATAAATCGAATGAAAGAAATAAGTTGCGAGAATGAATATGAGGAACAATTATTTTCGACGATGATGGAAAGAATACCTGCATTTCTACTTAAAGGAAGAAAACACATAGAGTGACACGGCTGCTTAGAATCCGTGACAGTGTTTCACGGATTTGCCTTAACGACGGTTTTTGGttcaaccgtcgctattagcgacggttgttggTTAAACCGTCGCCAATAACTGACGGTTTTGCACAAACAGTCGCCGATCtcccttttattttttatttttaaatcatgcccccactttcttttctttttttaaaaaaaaataaaaaattgtactATTTTTACAAAACTTTATAATTTGCCACATTATTatattgattttattaatttataattttttttaaaaaaaaccccaGTTATAGTGgcaaatttgtaattttgtagtcattattttttttaaacacataCATAGTGTGTAGATTAAACTTTTCCCACAATTTTTGTGAGACGTCTCTCACAACTGAATTTTGTGATACgggtttttgaatttttttgttcgaaagaaatattatttttttcgttaaaaatattatttttcaccgACTTATCTCACATATATAAATTCGAGATAATATCTTACCAAAGAAAAATGGGTATACTATTAAAATTCAGAGTAGGTTTATTGTGAGACGgtgtcacgaatctttatctgtgagacgggtcaaccatatcaatattcacaataaaaaagtaatactcttaacataaaaagtaatattttttttatggatgacacaaataagatatacgtctcacaaaatacgacatgtgagaccgtctcacaagagtttttgcCTATTGTTCAAGGATGCCTAATCTAATATTAAATCTAATAGTATCTataaaattcaattgtttttaaTTCTATATATTCCTCTTACTTattatatttatgaaaaatcaaataaaatcattATGTATTGAAATTTGGAGAGCATGTGACATAATTGATTGTTATCAtctttttaatttgttaatatGAAAATGTCAATCAAATTTAGGAAAAAAATAGTAAGGGGAATAATATTTAGTTATATAttgtattataattatatataaaaatggtGGGAAAGTGGGAAAAATGGGTTTGTTTCAACCTACTCGTGCAGGCACtgcctgcacgggcaatgaacggcccggatcactccacatgagtgatccgggcccacctccctgtaaaaaaaaaaaaattggttcggaaaaatccgagccgttggatcgacccctgcaggcagtgcccgcaggggtagggtcgaccgaaccaGGAAAAATTGGACTGTGCTTTGGTTTTGAGCAAATGTCAAGTCTACGTCTGTCTGCTAACCTGCGCTGTCTCCATGTGAATTTGTAGTTTTTGAACTGCGAAGTCACCGGCGAGTGTGACGTACGCCCCCACCTCGAGTGACACGTCATTCTCGATGTTCTTCTAGGAAAGGATTTCCATCAACCATTTTCAAGCGAAGTTATATATTATATGAGGTGATCCATTTTTTTGATCATACATTGTCTTTCTAAAAATCGAAATGTTAGAAAATCTCTTCGACGTTTAGACGACGTTTTTAGAACACTGTTTATATGTGCTTGAATTCGACAAATAAAATGTTAGTAAATCTATTATTCAATCGACATTTGATTATAGTGTTCTTTCCATTCTTCTCGAATGCAAAATTGAGTTTATTGTGTACTATATTTtacatgaaaaaaataataatttcgaCTAATATACGCTATTTTTTTGAAATCCAACTAGTAAATATTAACATCATACATAAATGATATCGAATTCATGGGGATAGTAACTAAAGAGTAGTGAAACAaattccaaaattttgaaaaaaaaaaaaagaaaaaataggtGGAAATCGAGAGAGCAAAGAAGATATATTAAATTCCATtacatatcatatatatatactagaatGCGTATATAATAACATAAAACTTATGTTAGAATCAATTTTATAATACTGATCTAAATAGAtcactcatgaaaaatattattttttatattattatattttaaatatgacaaggttgacccgtctcacggatctttccTATGAAATTATCTCATATGATACGTACTCATATAATATACGTCTTATTTGGGTGCACCGTTATTTGTTTGTACAGTTTGTTTATAAtaatgaaaacaaaacaaaataaattaatgataaattaaaaaatataaattttttttggcaaataaatatcataaagaacaaaaaaaagaaaatatgatattttcgTAATTAAATAGATATCGAAAGACAGGGAGGAATTGAGATATTTTCGTAATTAAATAATCATCGGAAGACAAACAAAAAATAAGagtttttaaaattaccaattGTATGACAGTTTTAGTTGTGATTACcgattaaaattaaaataagatAAAACCATTAATTTCTCTAAAACTTCACCGAACTAAGTAACAATCAGTTGATAACTGGTACTAAATTTAATATAGtgagataatatatatatatatatatatatatatatataaaatttatgtgagactgtctcacgggtcgtattttgtgagacggatcccttatttgggtcatccacgaGAAAGTATTAATCTTTAttctaatagtattactttttattatgaatatcggtatggttgaccgtctcacagataaaaattcgtgagaccgtctcagaaGAGATCtattatatgtgtgtatatatatattaaagttTAACATAAttgtaattaaatatatatttttgcaaATATATTTCTTTTAGTAGATATAACAACGGATTTAGCTAACCATTATTAGTGAATAACaaaatagaaaatataaatttgatGATGATAAATGAACATCTTTCTTTATATACaaaatagaaaatatatatTCGAAAATTTAGTACGTAGATATTTCTTATAAATGAAGTGACAGGACCACCGAACCTGGTTAGGCAACTCGACTCCAACGTTCTGAGAAAattgtttgaaaaaaaaaactaacatGTTTGGACATAAATTCAGAAAAGCTACACGcgatgtcaaaaaaaaaaacatacagtgtaataattatattaaatatacaGTAACAATACATTCACGTACTAAATTCAGAATGCATGATGAGTAATTATTtcgtaacaaaaaataaatcttctggcagatcaattttgtgatacggtTAAGTAAATTAAATAGATTTGAGACTTCAGATGAAAAGTTCACTAACAATAGTTGTAGAATCATGGAGTCATCTTGGTCGAATTTATATCGACTGCAATACTCTGTTTGTTTGTGTTCTAGAATCACTGCGCAAGTTGGGATGAGATTTCTCTCGTATCTTTTATAGCATCGAAACGAATTAATAGTTCAAAATTTTAAGAGTTGGATGGTTGATAATCACTTGGTTCCTAACATTTCTAATGCtagaaattatattttcaagttttttcaaaaattgataTCCAAGTTCACATCAGAAAACGACATCTATCTCGCTAAATACATGTGATCATCATACACCAAGAAGGTTACAGATTGTCAAGTGGGCTCCTCCTAGCTTTATCCATAGTAATTAATTAAGAGTAATTCTTTCgaaataaaaactaaattttcTCTCCTGGTAAATTTCTTggaagaaaattttataaacttgattcataaaaaaatattatattttatattaaaagtaTTATTTACCGTGAACGCAGAGAATTTCAAGAGATTTATATTGAAAGTGGATTTAAAGATGAAAgtttaacaaaatatatatgagAAGTCTATTAattaaagagtaggtctcttgtgagacgatttcacgaatctttatatgtgagacgggtcaaacctaccgatattcacaataaaaagtaacattcttcgcataaaaaataatactttttcatggatgatccaaataagatatatgtctcacaaaatacgacccgtgagatcatctcacacgCATTTTTGTCATAATTGAAACTATCGCTGTATCATGACATAATCTTGGGAAATAACAAATGAAAAGAATATTATATTCACAAAATAATATTACAAGTGCAAATATTCAGCAGAAAAAAGACAACTTGAAAGCAAATTTTACttctctctttttctttttttttttttttgcgcaAAATATGTGGAATGTGTTGCTTCACGGAATCGCGAAGATTCAAAGACAGTGAAAACTCGAGGTTTGATTccacattaaaaaaaacaaaaacaaaacttgCCAGATTCAGAATATTTGACGAGTAGAAATGGAAATCAATTCAAACGAAAATtgcatataaatttaatcacttttTCTTGCTCTTATTAGTGCCACTATAATTAAAGATAGAACCCAAACCAAAGAGATTCGCCGGAGGAACGTTAAGAACAGGATGGATTTTAACCCCGTAGCAATACGAAGCATGATTACTCTTCCTCAATGGCGGCTTCTGCAGGCTACAAGATGATGATCTGACCAAGCTCTGCTTCGTATTGTTCGACCGTTTAATGTTAGCATTGGAACCTGTTGAGTTGCTCCGAGACAGAAGCGTCAATGGAAACAAACCCCGCCCGTGTCCGCCGCCGCCGTTCAAACTCGTGCTGCGCTTTAGCCCCCAGAACGATGATTTGCTGCTGTGTTTTTCTTCATATTCCGATATGGGTTTTCTTGTTTTGAAGTAGGGAGTAATTGTGTGCTTGCTTGCTGGCGggggaggtggtggtggtggcgcCGCCGCTGTTTTAGCAGGCGGGGGAGGTGGAGGCTGTGGTTTCTTGATTTGAATGGGGAGGATTTTTCCGTCGGAGAAGAGCTCGTCGGCGGAGGAGGGATCTTGGCCAAAGCTTTCTTTGAAGACACAGAAATCGAAATCGATGCTAGAATTGTTGGATCGAAGATATTGTTCGATGGGAACTATGTTGTTTGGTGAGAGATCGTGTGAAAATGAGATCCGGGGACTTATTACCAGGTTGGGGGTGTCGGAGAAAACTTCGATCGCCATGTTTTTACCTGTAATACGATTGACTAATGGGGTGGGATTTTAGAATCAAGATTATAAAGCCAGTTGGAATTTGGAAGGCCGGCAGAAAGATTGGATTCTCTGCATGGAATGTAACTGGATAACTATAAGgagtgtgattttttttttaaaaaaaaaaaaataaggggTTGCGAATTTAATTTGGAAGAAAAACTAAAGTGAATGATTTTAGGTGGTTTTGGTGATGTAATGggaaatttcttttttttttgttaacatTATTGTGGTTTTCGATGTAGGAAGAATAGATTGTACGAGGGTAGTTCGGTCATTATATGTGTAATCTATTATAAAttggaaaaatatatatttatatatgtatattatttgtacatatttaatttttttatgacgtGAGAATCTGTCGTCTCTATTTTTTTATGTGTATTGGGTAAAGTTGTAAACCATGTTCGCTAGATAGACTGCACTGACAAATCTTTATGTAACATGCTCGCCCGAGAAAAATGCATATTAAGGTTTAGGACTTGAGCTAACTGCATTAGCACTTGAGCTAATTCTACCTTAAAAGTTAACTTACGGAAAGATTGTCTAAATCCatataaaaaaatctaataACTTCATCTAACCGTTGTGGAAAGCTAAAAAAACAAACAACTAGAGCGTAGAAAACATCAAGCTTTTGGGGTGCATGGTTTTATCAGATATAAGGGCAAACACATGGTACTGAGTAGCTTTACCATACCCGTTTCTGATACTTGATAATGAACATCAAGTGATCTATCTACTTTGGTTTTCAATATTGTTGTTTAACGAGATATCCTGAATTTAGTGGCCTTAATTGTAAGTCTACAAAACCACTTAAGTTCGTTATCATTTAGATCTTATGCATCTAATATATTCTCTCATTCGAATAATGAGATGTTATCTTTAGGATAATACCTCAAGAGTGCATTTAAATGTAACATTTATCAATACATGTATGTTCACTTATTTTACGACGGACCTCACATCTATTATTAAACATTTGCTTTTAGATGCATCGTTGAAACAATGTTCGTTAATTAATTCGTAGATCACATGGTAGAAATTGATCAAAAGAATGCCTTCCTTCTTAAAACCATAGCATGGGAGTTCGATAGATTAACTTTCCAAGAATCAATGTTGCATAAAATTAAAGAAGTTAATTGAATGTATCATAATGGATTCAAGGTGTGGAAAAGTGTAACGTTGTGTTTGCGGGTCAAGTGATTTGAATACCCCATAATTGAGAGCACATGGTTGTCCAAAACCCTACATTATGTAAAGGTACTTgtgatatatacatatataaaataaGGAGACACGATGGGtcataaaacaaataaaaagtaTTTGTTGGAAGCGTGTATGTGGTATATAATAGTAGATTTTTTGTGATATCATCTTCTAtatatttatctgtgaaacgggtcaatcgtgttcatatttacaattataattaataattttgacataaaacgtactattttttcatgagtgacTCAAACGTCTTACGAGTCAATTTTGTAagatgaatatcttatttagctcatcaattaaaaaatattcaCAAGAATTTTTGTGGTAAAataaaaggcaaaaacttgtgtgagacgatctcatgggtcgtattttgacggatctcttatttgggtcatccatgaaaaaatattattttttaggcaaaaaattgtgtgtgacgatctcacgggtcatattttatgagacgtatatcttatttgggtcattcatggaaaaatattactttttattgtgaatatcggttgagttgatccgtctcacaaataaaaattcgtgagatcatctcaccaagagacatactctactttttatgctaagagtattactttttattatgaatatcggtagggttgacccgtctcacatataaagattcgtgagaccgtctcacaagaaacctactatttaaaatatggagTATCTTATCAGATGTATGCGATACATTTtcattgtttaattaatttaatcatcaCTTGCTTATATTAATTTTCTTACATCAACAGCCAACAAAACCTTTTACTATACTTGTGTTGCAGTTACTAGCAACACTAACATTGATGAACAAGTGTGgatatataaaaattcatgctcAATTTTTCGGGAAAAATTCCTTCAATTTCTTTATAAATCTAAACTTTGTGTTCACTAAATTGCAATAATTAGCACCTCCTTAATtagtaataaaatatttttcaagaaattttagCTTTGCAGTCTCAATCCAAGCAAAAGCTAGTTTTCAATAGATTTATAATGAAATCGAAAAATAATGTTGTAACAAAAGAAATTTAgagtattgatttgatttttaatatattactATTTGggaatatcatattttcatcacattTTATCATTGTACAATCTTAATCCTCTCAATTCTCAAAATTGTGTCTTAATCTcgtatatttaaattttcagTTATATTTCCTTTGGAAGTGCTAGCATATCACTGCATAATGAGTGTCACGTCGGTCTTATTATAGCATCATGTAATCTACGTCAACGtcacgtaaaaaaaaaaaaaactaatattataagaaaaacaaagataacATACTAGTACTGGAgttcaaatatataaaatacCGAACCcacaaataaacaaatatatttatcaaaatggcaatttattattatttttatttctgattttgatttatttttatgactttaatCAACCAATAACAAGATATATTTTATGCAAGTGTTCCATTTGTGGTGGTGGCCCATaaaaaaccttgtctttgaaaaTTACTTGTAATTCATCAAAAATTAAATGAACACCACAAATTCCTCAAATCTGACCTCGACATCTAATTGCTAGCTTTTTTCCCAACATAATTTAGTGGTGACCAATGAAAAGGCTGGGTCCATTATTCTTGAGGCCATAATTCTACAGGGCCATACTTTGTTTCCTCGACTATATCATACATGgagattttaaatttcaaatagatttaatattttttattttatttattgtacaCAATTGTGTGAACGATCTTTCTTCCCCATGTTAGTTATAATTTTTGAGATTAAAAAatagttattaatttagtttttgttaaaaaaaaacaattctaattttcaaatatctttATCCAGACAAAAAACAACGGAAATAACTATTGTTTAAGTGTGTATGAATGAGAATAATATTGAGATTTTCTGAGAAATTCTCATACGTTTAGCTGTCTATGCTACATTGTTTGATTTAGATGATTTGCTGGGCTGTAAAAGAGTGTCGTGAGATCTTAACGAGTAATATTATCTAAGGGATATATATGAGGCAACACCAACACTAGAGAAAGAGTAAAATTGATATATAAAAGATACGAGATAACACACTATTTGCTGctacaaatataaaaaaataaatttgtgcaTTAGCTACCAAATATAACTTTTGGCCTAGTGGTAAGCGCTTGATAATGAAATTGGTATTAGAATCAAGTCCGTGAAAAAGTATATTTCTATACTTCTTGGAATGAACGTtgagttaaagcatgaatgagtgagaatgatattgagatgtGTGACCTCTTGAAAAGTTCTTGTGCGTTAAGTTGCTGATGTTACGTcgcttgatctggttggctaCGCAAATCGTAAAAGAGTGATATCGGATCTTAACGGGTAATATTGTAACTACTGATGAAAGGATCGTCAATAGAGAAAGAGTATGATTAGTCTCTAAGAAATATGAGACAGTACCAGCAAATAAATATGCACATCTCCGGACTCGTGAGCCTAATAGTCCAAACTATTAGCACTCAAATGCGTTCACTATGCACTACCACGAGTAAAAAGAAATATAATCGTATCTTAACTGACAATTATAACTTTTCATCTAATGATAAACACTTCATCGTAATGTCcataaacaagaaaaaaaatccCTTTAATTTTTGGTTTTGTGTTGATCGTATTTGTTATTTTTAAGAACAAAATTTCTACATTTTATATCCACCAGAATTTCACATTTTCATACTCGTTTCACgattttgattttattattcataaataataatttttaatattttaatattatttattgtcAAAATTAGTTTATGTTAATATTGTtaggaaattttaattttttgtcaATATTgtgatattattttgatttatttacaTTTTAACAATTTCCtgaattattattttgttaatattaaatttgctGTTAGCTATTCGTATTTAACTTGAATGGTAATTTATACAAAACATAAAGTATTGTTTACAGATCATGTCCTTTTACATTCATTGatagataaaatttaattttgattattcTTCTCAAACGgacacttttttttttatttctattaaaacatattactaatttcaaagatatatatttttcctattttcataaaaaataaagaaattgttATCCCATAAAATTACATCTACCTTGCCTTTTTAatgtaataatatataatattttagaaaaaaacttatgtgatcagacggtctcacatgtcataTTTCGTTAGATGAATCCACataaagattattattttttattgtgaatatcggtaggggtgacccgtctcacatataaagatttgtgatatcGTATCACAAGAGACATGCTCAATATTTTAAAGGTAGACCCCATACTAactcaatatcatattttcatccaaaatttttaccaattttttttccaatcatttcaatttcaaaaatttacaattataatttttttaaaacattttttataCGGATCACACGCACAATCGTACCACAACCGGCCACAGTCCGCAACTGACGAAGCCCAATTCGCCGACAGCCAACAAGCCCAGTCAGCTTGAAATATCTTCAATTTTTGGTGACCACCTTGAAAATgttaatattttacatattataaatattttttataattataatttaagtttTCTATATACTATAAAGTTAACAACTATATTCATACTTCATAGAAACATTTGTTACAAATTTTTTGTGCATGTTTGTTTATTGGTTGAAATATTGCTCATTGTTATATGTTAATTTCTTGTTTTATCTTCacatcttattattattattattattattattattatttcacttgAAAAATCTATTATTTAAGTTTAGTTTAGGTCATTAACGTCAAAAATCTTGTTTTCGCTCGGTTTTTTACCTGATGCGAATTCTTCGTTATGTTTCTTCTACGcagatgtaatttttttttcatattttgatgttttttttatcatattttcatgttcGTCGGCCGTCACATGGTTGAGTTCAAGCTACCATGTAATATCGTTGATGTTCATCCCATGAATGAAATGTGCAAGGATGCACGACCCGTTAACCTTTTAATTATTTGTGTTTCGACTTTAAATTCCTCCACGCATGAGTATGGATGTCATGACCCGTTAAGCTATTATTTTACTTATTTATTTAAGCAATTATGAATCATACCAGTTACCACAATGTCAAAAAgctgaaataaaattttaacatcatatacaattttaaaaaaGTAGGTCTAAACGATCTCAAGgatcattatttttaaaacgaGTCAATCAagctcatatttataataaaaataaatattttttttgcataaaagtaatatttttttcatgcgtGACGTAAATGGAatatatgtatcacaaaattgatcattgatattatttttgtgtaaaaaataaatatcaaacATTAATATCACTTAAAAACTCACAACTCCTCACTTAACCATTATTAATATATTGAAGTATATGTCACATTATTTAATTTTGCattcaaaaaattatttacattaaatgtattttgaaaataatgcaaatcaaaTCAAGACTTTGctaaatttaataataacaccactatttattaagtttgaacgtcatttcaaaaaaaaaaagtttgaaCGTAATAGAGCCAACGATTTGATCTCATTGtctgttttttaaattttttggttCTTCAACCGTGGaccaaattaataaatttatttatttgaaatattttgaaattctaAATAAACGTGTTCGACAAACACACAATTTCAAGGATTAACGAGTTTAAAATCAGCTTTATTTCATTTTGTATATACTGATgataaaacatattttaacTTCACCTTCaccaaataattttaattttttatgactAAATATTCACACTATCtattaagtaaaaaaaaaaatctatgtaGTAACTATTTTTGGTTTAACAAACATCAACCACTTGTTATATTTGTAAAAATAGTGGAGGACAATATGTGCAACTCAAGTATTTTAAATCACGCATGATATAATTTTGAACTAACCTAAAAGACAAAAAattgtgtaagacggtctcacgagtcgtattttgtgagacatatatcttatttgagtcatccatgaaaaaatattacttttttatgctaagagtattattttttattgtgaatatcggtagggttgatctgtctcatagataaagattcgtgagaccatctcacaagagacatactcatccTAAAATAGCTTTTAGTGTATTAGTATTTGATTAATTAcataaatgaaaatatatttttcatcgaTTAAATTACTATTTTGATTTTGTAATatgtgttgtgaaaaagtaaaaatttatggtaaaaagtaaaaatctcaaactctcaaaatttaccaaactacacactttataatatttttctctctactcaattgtgattttcttcacaaatgagagatctatttataggaaatctttacaaataatccaaaaataaaatacatcattacatacaccatcacacactaattttcaatatttacaactcttattttcaacattcaaatattcaacattcaaatattcaatacacacattttaaatatatttttcaacactcccccttatgatgatgatcataatgattgtcttcattacgtgtttttatactgcctcgttaaaaaccttactaggaaaaacccagtgggataaaaaccatagcaagggaaaaagagtgcagtcacgtaaactccccctcatgttgacacgaacaattcttcacaaatttcgtagattgcgcatcccaatattatatatatgctttctgaatattgacgtaggaagcgcttttgtgaagagatctgatgaattttcacttgattgaatgtgacgaacatcaatacatttattcttctcaagctccttggtgaatacgaagaacttaggaggaatatgtttagttctgt
This sequence is a window from Primulina tabacum isolate GXHZ01 chromosome 17, ASM2559414v2, whole genome shotgun sequence. Protein-coding genes within it:
- the LOC142530679 gene encoding uncharacterized protein LOC142530679; amino-acid sequence: MAIEVFSDTPNLVISPRISFSHDLSPNNIVPIEQYLRSNNSSIDFDFCVFKESFGQDPSSADELFSDGKILPIQIKKPQPPPPPPAKTAAAPPPPPPPPASKHTITPYFKTRKPISEYEEKHSSKSSFWGLKRSTSLNGGGGHGRGLFPLTLLSRSNSTGSNANIKRSNNTKQSLVRSSSCSLQKPPLRKSNHASYCYGVKIHPVLNVPPANLFGLGSIFNYSGTNKSKKK